GTGGCTTTGCTCAAACCTGGCCAGTTGTTGGAGCAGATTTCTCCCGCGCTCGTTGACGACTTTGCCGGCTGCCTCGGCGTAGAACTCTTGAGCCTTCTTCTCTGCGGCCATCGCCATTTCGACGGCTTCCATCATGCCCAGTTTCTCTTCCATAAATCGCATCTCCTGAGGAAAATGTCCGACAGGCCCCCGATTCTCGTCGAGCCCGGTCCCAGGCACGCTCTGGTTCATCCTCTCGAAGGTTCGGGCAGCCCTCAAAGCGTTTCGCCCTCGCAATGGGACGTGCACAAGGACCACCTCGAGAAGAGTCCCCTGTTGAGTTGACGGCCAGTCTGCGAGGAAAGCCTATGCGACCTCCTCTGGCAACGGAAGACCACCCCAGCCATAGTCCGCGGGCCTTGCCAGCGTTCCCGTCGCGCACGCGCAGGGCCCCACCTCCGCCCGGTGGTCCTTCTCGCCCCCTTGCCAAGCACCCCACGAAGCGCTAGTACTTGCCGTCCATCTGAAACTCCGGGATTCCCAGCCAGAAGCCCGTGCGATTGATGTGGTCCAGCTCTGCCTGAATAAGATCGTAGTGGCTGTCTTCCCACTCGGCAAGTCGGAGAAACACAGCCCGCGCCTCGGCGTTCCCGGCACCCTCCGCCTGCTGGCGGAAAAAGGCGGCCGCCTTTCTTTCCAAGTCCAGCGCCGTGTTCAATGCATCCACTTCCGCCAGACCGGCCTCCCCTCTGGTCTTGAGCTGCTTCTCCCTGATTGTGGGCACGATCCGCTCCACCTCCGACGTGGGGATTTGAACCGGCACAAGGGGTTGTCCCTCGAGCGCATGCCTCAGCTGACGCTCGATGATCCGACGGTGCTCATGCTCATCCATGGCGAGCCTAATGAACATGTTCTTGCCGGTCAAATCCTTCGTCTGTCTGGCGAATTTCAGATACGTCTCCAGCCCCTGGTCTTCAATGGCCAGTGCGGTCTGCAGACTTTTTGCAACCTCGCTCCCCTGTGGTGGCATGGTCTTCTCCCTTCTGTGCGCATAATGCGCCAGCTA
Above is a genomic segment from candidate division KSB1 bacterium containing:
- a CDS encoding ferritin family protein: MPPQGSEVAKSLQTALAIEDQGLETYLKFARQTKDLTGKNMFIRLAMDEHEHRRIIERQLRHALEGQPLVPVQIPTSEVERIVPTIREKQLKTRGEAGLAEVDALNTALDLERKAAAFFRQQAEGAGNAEARAVFLRLAEWEDSHYDLIQAELDHINRTGFWLGIPEFQMDGKY